From a region of the Balaenoptera musculus isolate JJ_BM4_2016_0621 chromosome 15, mBalMus1.pri.v3, whole genome shotgun sequence genome:
- the LOC118881541 gene encoding LOW QUALITY PROTEIN: cytosol aminopeptidase-like (The sequence of the model RefSeq protein was modified relative to this genomic sequence to represent the inferred CDS: inserted 2 bases in 2 codons): MFLLPLPAAAGSPVRHLSGKRSWGPGPAAADKTKSLVLGICGKEKEDDVPQFTSAGENFNKLVFGKQREILNVSGPPLKAGKTQTFYGLHEDFPRMVEVGLGKTMTGVDEQENWHEGKENIRAAVAAGCRQVQDPEIPSVEVDPCRDAHAHGAVLGLYEYDDLKQKKKVAVSVKPHGSGDQEAWQRGVLFASGQNLACHLMETPTNEMTPSRFSGITEKNLRSASSKTDVHIRPKPWIEEQEMGSFLSVAKGSEEPPVFLEIHYKGSRNASEPPLVFVGKGITFDSGGISIKAAANMDLMRADVGGAATICSAIVSAAKLDLPISIVGLAPLCENMPSGKANKPGDVVRAKDGKTIQVDNTDAEGRLVLADALCYTHTFNPKVIADAATLTGAMDIALGSAATGVFTNSSWLWNKLFETSIETGDRVWRMPLFEHYTRQVVGCQLADVNNVGKYRSAGARTAAAFLKEFVTXPKWARLDTAGVMTDKDEAPYLLKGVAGRPTRTLIEFXLRFSQDSA, translated from the exons ATGTTCCTGCTGCCTCTTCCGGCTGCCGCGGGGTCGCCCGTCCGACATCTGAGCGGGAAGCGCTCCTGGGGACCTGGTCCAGCCGCCGCGGACAAGACGAAGAGCCTTGTTTTAGGAATCTGtggcaaagaaaaagaagatgatgtGCCCCAGTTTACAAGCGCAGgagagaattttaataaattggtctttggaaagcagagagaaatcTTGAACGTATCTGGACCACCCCTGAAGGCAGGCAAAACCCAAACCTTTTATGGTCTGCATGAGGACTTTCCCCGCATGGTGGAGGTGGGCCTTGGCAAAACGATGACCGGAGTTGATGAACAGGAGAACTGGCACGAAGGCAAGGAAAACATCAGAGCCGCTGTTGCAGCGGGGTGCAGACAGGTTCAGGACCCGGAGATCCCGTCCGTGGAGGTGGACCCCTGCAGAGACGCCCATGCGCACGGCGCGGTGCTTGGGCTCTACGAGTATGACGAtctgaagcagaaaaagaaggTGGCCGTGTCAGTGAAGCCCCATGGAAGTGGGGATCAGGAGGCCTGGCAAAGGGGAGTCCTCTTTGCTTCTGGGCAGAACCTGGCGTGCCACTTGATGGAGACGCCCACCAATGAGATGACGCCAAGCAGATTTTCCGGAATTACTGAGAAGAATCTCAGAAGTGCTAGTAGTAAAACAGACGTCCACATCAGACCCAAGCCTTGGATTGAGGAACAGGAAATGGGATCATTCCTCAGTGTGGCCAAAGGGTCCGAAGAGCCTCCAGTCTTCCTGGAAATTCACTACAAAGGCAGCCGCAATGCAAGTGAACCTCCCTTGGTGTTTGTTGGGAAGGGGATTACCTTTGACAGTGGCGGCATCTCCATCAAGGCGGCTGCAAACATGGACCTCATGAGGGCTGACGTGGGAGGAGCTGCCACTATCTGTTCAGCCATCGTGTCTGCTGCCAAGCTCGACCTGCCCATCAGCATCGTAGGTTTGGCCCCTCTTTGTGAAAATATGCCCAGCGGGAAGGCCAACAAGCCTGGGGATGTTGTTAGAGCCAAGGACGGGAAGACCATACAGGTGGATAACACTGATGCTGAGGGGAGACTCGTCCTGGCCGATGCACTCTGCTACACGCACACTTTTAACCCAAAGGTCATCGCCGATGCCGCCACCCTGACAGGTGCCATGGACATAGCTTTGGGGTCCGCTGCCACTGGGGTCTTTACCAATTCTTCCTGGCTGTGGAACAAACTGTTTGAGACCAGCATTGAAACAGGAGACCGTGTCTGGAGGATGCCTCTCTTTGAACATTACACAAGACAGGTTGTAGGTTGCCAACTTGCTGATGTTAATAACGTCGGAAAATACAGATCTGCAGGAGCACGTACGGCTGCAGCGTTTCTGAAAGAATTTGTGA ATCCTAAGTGGGCGCGTTTAGACACAGCAGGTGTGATGACCGACAAAGATGAGGCTCCTTATCTGCTCAAAGGTGTGGCTGGGAGGCCCACGAGGACCCTGATCGAGT TGCTTCGGTTCAGTCAAGACAGCGCTTAG